The following is a genomic window from Caldicellulosiruptor danielii.
TTTTTTGTAAAAAATCTTTTTCTCACTTTTCTTACTTCCTTCAAGATTTATCTGGGAAAGAATTGAAATTAGGTATTTGGATTTGTTTCCTCCAGCTTCTTCCTCAACTATTTCTTTTCTGTCGGCTTTTGCTGAAATTTTGTCAGCAACACTTATCAAAAACTGACTGTACGATGTTGGTCTGTGGTGAAATAATACAAGATTTGTTATATCTTTTAAACTCTCAGGCAAAAAATTTTCGACAAAAAACGCACTCCACTCTTGATGACGCGGGGAAGATTTGCCTTCCTCCTTGTAAAACACATCATACTCTTTTGAAATATTCCTTTTGGCATCTTGGTTTTCTGTTCTCATATAAAATTTGCCAATATCATGTAAGATAGCCCCAAGAAAGAGATTATAGTCAAAGTTTCTGTCTTCTTCTCTTTGATGAGCATAGTAAAAAATCATCTTTCTTGCCCACCTTCTTTTTTGTTGTGAATTCGACAGATTCAGTTATAAAATTACACTTTATACCATTATACTACAAAACCTTTTTTAAGAAAAGATTTACTGGCAAAACTATTGCAGACAACCAACCAGTTTCCGTGCATGAACATTGAACATATTATTGGCCATATGGAATAGATAATTCCTGTTATAAGTCCATCAGATAAAGCCCTTGAAAACTTTTCTGGAATAAATCCGTACCTGTAAACAAATTCCTGTGCTGCCTCAGGTGGAATAGAGACCTGAAATAAAAAAATAAGCACATTTACATGATTATAAACTAAAATTCATATTTCTTATCAAATTTTATTAATTCTAATTTCTCCTTTGTAACATTTTTTCAAACAAATTCATGGCCGAATTTAATAATAGTTTGAATTTTTCCACATTCTCCAAATATTCCTGATTACCTCGCGGGGATGAACCGTGCACTGCAGCATTCCTTACATATTCCAGCTCTTCTACTGTATCTGCTTCGTCCTGTTCCTTGATTAGTTTGTTTAAATCTGGCTTTTTGTTTTTAACATTCTGTATCTCTGATTTTAGTTTAGCCCTTGCATCTTCACGTGAAATATAATTCATATTGTCTTTTATGTTATACACATCTGCAAAAAGTACAATCATTGCTTCATAAAGAAGGACCAATGCTTTGAGATACTGCCTTCTTTCATAGAAAAACTGCGACCTTTTGTACATCCTTTGAAAAAGTTTTTCCTGCCTGTTCATTTCAGAAAACTCTCCGTACAATATCTCTATTATTTCCTTTTCAAAAGCATAATTAGCTGATTTTTGTTTGTGTTCAAGTTCTTTTATTATCTCTTCAATTTCTCTTCGCGGCTGGCGGTTCATCTCAAGTTTGAAATAAGTCTTTTCTCTGTCGCCAAGACCTATTTGCTTAAGCAGCGGCACAAAATAACCTGAGTTTTGGAATGTCGCCATAGATTCTATTAATCTGACAAGCTTGTCAATGAAAGGTATCTCAATAACTGGAGATTGCCCATTCTCAAGCCCTGAAAAATAACCTGCCATTTCATGTGCACCATAGAATATTCTTATGCTGTTTATTCTTCTCAAATATTTCAAAAGCATTATACCATATGAAAAAACTACAGGAATGTTCCTAAATGCATGCGTCATGTCAAAGATTACGTTGTAGTCACCATCTTTATCAAGCTCTTCTAAAAGTATATCAATACCTCTGCCAAGTTCAAGCGGCTTTATTTTGTAAAACTTCAGCTGTGGCACGTACTTTGTTAAAGTATTCTGCCACGCTGAAAGTGTATTGTCTTGAATACCTTTCTTTTCTTCTTCATATACTTTTAAGCACATCGCAGTTATATCTTCTGAGTTTTGTACATCACGAGGTAATATCTGGTAAAGCTCTGACCATGCTGACTGGTCAGTACCAATTAAAATAAACTTGTCAATTTGCATTTTCTCTACTTCCTTAAGATATTTATAAAGTGCAATCCCAAAAAAAGCTGTTTTTGAGGCTACGTACTTTTTACTCTTGTCAGGATTAAAAACATACTCAGTTTGCTCATACCCCACTGTTTGGTCTTTTTTTAGCCGACCTTTGCCTATAACTGAAATTAGAATATTTGCGGTTTTATTTTTACTCATTCATTAAAACCTCCTTTTTACTTTAAAATGTTCTTTTCGTAACTTCTATTCAGGTACCATCAATCTGTCTATTTCTTATGAATACATTATATAACATCCTTGTAAAAATCCAAAACTATCTAAAATAACCAATAACAAATCTTACAGAGAATCTGAAATTGGAACTGTTCTTTTGTTGATTTAATATTCTGTATTTCTATCTGATTTAAAGCAAAACAACAATTTTTATCTACAATAACAAGGATATTTACACTTTTGCTTAAAGTTTATATAATAGAACTAACTACTTGAACAGCTTTTTTCTTCGGGTATAGAAATGGATTTAGAAAAGAGGAGCATATTAGAAGAGGTGTAAAAAATGCAAGAAAACAATTTGATTTGCCCGAAATGTGGTTCTAAAAACGTTTTGGAAATTCTTTATGGATATCCTGATTATAAAGCCTTTGAAGAAGCAGAAAAAGGTAATATTATACTTGGTGGCTGTTGCATATCTGATAACAGTCCTGATTTTCATTGCAAAGATTGTAACTATGAATGGAAAAAAGAAAAATAGTATACTGTATCTATTTTACACAAAACATCTGACAAAACATTTCCAGAAGTTCTTTTGATGCAAAAATTTCGAATCTGCCAAAATATTCTACCCTGTTATCAATGACATGTTGCCTCTTCAAATTCTCGGTTATGATAAAGAAAAACCTCTGGTCTTCAGGATGTTTGCCGAATCTGCTGTAGTAAATGTCAAGAAGCTGTTTTCGAAGAGTTTCGGAAAAAAGTTCTGGCTGCTTTTCATATTCTATGCATATTCCATCTTTTTTTTGAGCATATGCACCGCTTATCAAAATTCCTTTCGATTTTGCTTCCATTTTTCTGTATGAAATATTCTTTAAGTATATTCCTTCAAATAAGCTGTTCAAAACTTCATAAATCTTCAATATGTTTTGCGTAATAAGCTCAACAAAAGGTGTTGCAAGGTATATTCTAAAATTTTCAAATACCCAAACACCATCTTCTACTTCTTTTTTGTTCTTTGTCCTCACATGTGTTATCGTGAACAGTTCTGTAGAGAGCAAATTTCTTATAACATGAAAAAGTTCATTATAATAAAAGGATGGTAGAAAAACCCCATCTTCCCTTGCATAAAAGTTAAAAACAAAATAATGCACCATTTTTTACACAACCCTTATAGCTTTGTGCTGTTTATCTCTTTACACTCTTTCTTTTAGCCAGCAGTCTATCATGTTCTGTGGAAGTACTTGAATATATCTGGACATAAACTTTTTCACCGTCATATCTTACTTCTGTAATATTACCTTCAAGCCCTGAATGAGCAAAAAAGTTTCTCTTATCAGGCTCATCTGAAATAGATTTTCCCGGGTCGGCAATTTTTCTCAACCCTGTCCATTGCTCTATTTTACCATGGTTTTTTTATTTTTTCGCTATCATTCGAAATTTCATTGCCAAGCATTGTATAGTTTATTGGAATTCCAAATATTGTGTAAATCTGTGCAAAGGCCTGTCCAAGTTTTTCCAAATCAAACCTGGTCTGCTGGCAAAGCATTGTTATATTGTACTCTTCTAAAACCTTAACAATTCCCATGTAAAAACAAAGGCTTAAAATTGCATCCAAATATGCTTTTTTATTAAGTTTTGGTGAGCTTTTGAAGTCTTTTGAAAGTTGGTCTTTTGCATGATTTATTAGATTTTTAAGTTCATTTTTAATTTCATCTATTGAATGGTACGGATGGTAGTATAAATACAGCGGGACGTTGTTTTTGATTGCTGGAAATAAAATAGTAAACATCTCTATTTTTTCTTTTAAAGCTTTTCTCTTCTTGCGTATCTGCTTTTTTTGCAAAACTTTGTTGTTACCATTCTTATCATCCTGCGGTTCTTGGTAAATTTTATGTAAAAAGAGAAGTTGTGGTCGCACGCTTCTTTTTTGTTTATCGGTGATGAGAAAAAGGCTGTATAGCTTTGCGGCTGAATATGCAGCTCATAACTTTCTGCAGTTCTTCCCGTGATTGGGTCTGAAAATGTAAGATAAATTCTGGGTTGTCTTTCTTCATGAATCCAGTGCATAAGCTTTGTTAAAACTGCAAAATGCCTTGATGCCTCAATCATTGCCGATATGTATATGTTGTGCCCGCTTGAGATGTCAAGATAAATCTCATCTATATCTTTTTCCTTTTTATCATCAATATACCTTTCCATCATGTCAAAAAGAATTTCAAGGACTATCAAGAAAACTTGCCACAAATTCAATTTTCTACAGTGGTCGAAGAGGTCTATTTTTACAAAATTTGCAGCTGTCACCCTCACATTTTGGCTCAAGCCAAATGTTGCATTTTTCGCAATAATAAGCATCATACTGATAGTCATATGAAGATTCAGACAAACAAAAAGGACATTTTTCTGAAACAGAGCCCATCTCAATCTGACTGACATCCACATCACTGCCTATCATTCTTTTCTGTTCTTCTAAAAATTTTTTAAACATCATTTCAACCTTTTTCTTCATTTCGTTATCTGCTTCTCTATCTAATACTAAAAAGGAATAAATGTTATACTTTTAAGTATAACAGAGTTTCATTTGTGATAACAAGATGTTGTATAATTTTTAATATACTCCAATACCTTTTTCTCAAGCCAGCTGTCAAGTTTTTCGGACAAATTTTCATTGCTATCATCGAACCAAAGTTGTCCATACGATTCAGTGCTATTTAATTTCCCACCTTGAACAGCCTCTTTATCAAGCTTCCAAGAACTTTCTTTCCCCTTTATTCTTATCTCATCTTTTTCAATGTCAAGACAACTGCATAAAAGAGGTGAATTTACATCATATTTTTGTGCATTTTTAATAATAGAATCTTTTCCATGATTTGCATAACAGTAGATGCAAAAATGTCTGCATGTGTTGAACATTCCTATATCAACACTCTGAACACAGCCACATTCCTTCCTTTGATTTTTATCTTTTTTGTATTTTATATCATTTCCAAATCCTTTTTCTCTTTTTAGTTCATTTATAAGATCTCCATCCACACATTGAGCCTTCTTCAGTCCCAGCTCTTCAACTGGCAGCTTTTGCGCACATGTCTCAACACTT
Proteins encoded in this region:
- the csx2 gene encoding TIGR02221 family CRISPR-associated protein — protein: MSKNKTANILISVIGKGRLKKDQTVGYEQTEYVFNPDKSKKYVASKTAFFGIALYKYLKEVEKMQIDKFILIGTDQSAWSELYQILPRDVQNSEDITAMCLKVYEEEKKGIQDNTLSAWQNTLTKYVPQLKFYKIKPLELGRGIDILLEELDKDGDYNVIFDMTHAFRNIPVVFSYGIMLLKYLRRINSIRIFYGAHEMAGYFSGLENGQSPVIEIPFIDKLVRLIESMATFQNSGYFVPLLKQIGLGDREKTYFKLEMNRQPRREIEEIIKELEHKQKSANYAFEKEIIEILYGEFSEMNRQEKLFQRMYKRSQFFYERRQYLKALVLLYEAMIVLFADVYNIKDNMNYISREDARAKLKSEIQNVKNKKPDLNKLIKEQDEADTVEELEYVRNAAVHGSSPRGNQEYLENVEKFKLLLNSAMNLFEKMLQRRN
- a CDS encoding TM1812 family CRISPR-associated protein; this translates as MRKIADPGKSISDEPDKRNFFAHSGLEGNITEVRYDGEKVYVQIYSSTSTEHDRLLAKRKSVKR
- a CDS encoding TM1812 family CRISPR-associated protein; translated protein: MIVLEILFDMMERYIDDKKEKDIDEIYLDISSGHNIYISAMIEASRHFAVLTKLMHWIHEERQPRIYLTFSDPITGRTAESYELHIQPQSYTAFFSSPINKKEACDHNFSFYIKFTKNRRMIRMVTTKFCKKSRYARREKL